A single region of the Nitrospirota bacterium genome encodes:
- a CDS encoding P-II family nitrogen regulator — translation MKKIEAVIKPFKLDEVRDALTELGIQGMTISEVKGFGRQKGHAELYRGAEYVVDFVPKIKIEMIVPDALAAEAVKTIERQAKTGKIGDGKIFVFSVEDSVRIRTGQRGEEAIS, via the coding sequence ATGAAGAAGATAGAAGCTGTTATCAAGCCCTTCAAGCTCGACGAAGTGAGGGATGCGCTCACCGAGCTGGGCATCCAGGGCATGACGATATCCGAGGTGAAGGGATTCGGGAGGCAGAAGGGGCATGCCGAGCTCTACCGGGGCGCGGAGTATGTGGTCGACTTTGTCCCGAAGATCAAGATCGAGATGATCGTTCCCGATGCCCTTGCAGCGGAGGCCGTCAAGACCATAGAGCGCCAGGCGAAGACGGGAAAGATCGGCGACGGCAAGATATTCGTGTTTTCCGTCGAGGATTCGGTGAGGATCAGAACCGGGCAGCGGGGAGAGGAAGCGATCAGCTGA
- a CDS encoding glutamate synthase, with amino-acid sequence MCRLAAVTSGSYISAMEPILALETMKEGHDGSGLGLTLKDLGGPFEKLKKYPVLSGISSGEGKRLLDDYMKRSGFSLKYEWKPKMKPIKGMVAREHYFARAYDYPASCRNKTMQEKEDLLLTTRLALRKMGEADEALFVFSFYPDVLTLKEVGDPLQVAEFFGLDRDGLTAKIILAQGRQNTNYAIYLYACHPFFIQGYCSMTNGENTAFVPIREFLSSRGFPGYIGYNSDSEVFTHILHYTVRQLGFPLPYYKDVITPLKASEIEQRPDRQALTLMKQSLRPLCIDGPNMVIGFTPDGSVFMVHDAKKLRPGVVGGVKGKYALMSEECGVDSAVPKRDRSKDIFPMKYDMVIVSPQAEEVTVWNQLHGQAL; translated from the coding sequence ATGTGCAGACTTGCTGCTGTTACATCCGGGAGCTATATCTCGGCCATGGAGCCGATCCTCGCCCTCGAGACCATGAAAGAGGGCCACGACGGCTCGGGGCTCGGCCTCACCCTCAAAGACCTCGGCGGCCCGTTCGAGAAGCTCAAGAAGTACCCTGTCCTGTCCGGCATCAGCTCCGGCGAGGGGAAGAGGCTGCTCGACGACTACATGAAACGGTCGGGCTTCTCGCTCAAGTATGAGTGGAAGCCGAAGATGAAACCGATAAAGGGAATGGTCGCACGCGAGCACTATTTCGCACGGGCTTACGATTATCCCGCGAGCTGCCGGAACAAGACGATGCAGGAGAAAGAGGACCTCCTGCTGACCACCCGTCTCGCCCTCAGGAAGATGGGCGAAGCGGACGAGGCGCTCTTCGTCTTCTCCTTCTACCCCGACGTGCTCACCCTCAAGGAAGTGGGCGACCCGCTCCAGGTCGCGGAGTTCTTCGGCCTCGACAGGGACGGGCTCACCGCGAAGATCATCCTGGCGCAGGGACGGCAGAACACCAACTACGCCATTTATCTCTATGCCTGCCACCCGTTCTTCATTCAAGGCTATTGCTCTATGACGAACGGCGAGAATACGGCGTTCGTCCCCATACGGGAGTTTCTCTCGAGCCGCGGGTTCCCGGGCTACATCGGGTACAACAGCGACAGCGAGGTCTTCACCCACATCCTCCACTATACGGTGCGGCAGCTGGGATTCCCGCTTCCCTACTACAAGGATGTGATAACCCCGCTCAAGGCGTCGGAGATCGAGCAGCGGCCCGACCGGCAGGCGCTCACGCTCATGAAGCAGTCGCTGAGGCCCCTCTGCATCGACGGGCCGAACATGGTCATCGGCTTCACCCCCGACGGGTCGGTCTTCATGGTGCATGACGCCAAGAAGCTCAGGCCCGGCGTCGTCGGCGGCGTCAAAGGGAAGTATGCATTGATGTCCGAGGAGTGCGGCGTTGACAGCGCGGTTCCGAAACGGGACCGGAGCAAGGACATATTCCCCATGAAGTACGATATGGTAATCGTTTCGCCACAGGCAGAGGAGGTAACGGTATGGAACCAGCTGCACGGCCAGGCACTATGA
- a CDS encoding glutamate synthase-related protein — protein sequence MEPAARPGTMMLDNNHQLSLKEFPYIIRWRDDRCKRCGRCTAVCPVKAIQPAVKVQRTVRSEGPVPSPTAVRSITHVVEQVTDMERYCTGCATCSLVCPNEAIEPEFNPHNKFLHYKNKGGDGYKRGGRRNDPAVSTLDRIKFTRISMLTDPALDAGRHEFRIRTLLGRIMHPEDLPLTQEDGRLVIDSAKRTFVPPVREIFPIMIGSMSVGALSPPMWEGLAMGITYLNEVEGLPVVMCSGEGGMPPRLLRSKYLKYFIIQIASGYFGWDEIIHALPHMVEDPAAIEIKYGQGAKPGDGGLLMAQKVLKLIAKIRGVPQFVDLASPPTHQTKYSIEEAVAKMIQSMSMAWGFRVPVYPKISGSKTAKAVLNNLARNPYAAALCIDGEDGGTGAAYNVSMDKMGHPIASNLRECYLDLVKQGKQNELPLIAAGGVGKKGHLAANAAALIMLGASGVAIGKYIMQAAADCFGDENNRCNLCNTGKCPRGITTQDPKLYRRLDADKVAERVVEVFKAADVELRKLFAPMGRSTELPIGMSDGLSIDDKAMAERLGISYAC from the coding sequence ATGGAACCAGCTGCACGGCCAGGCACTATGATGCTGGACAACAACCATCAACTCTCGCTCAAGGAGTTTCCCTATATAATCCGCTGGAGGGACGACCGCTGCAAACGCTGCGGCAGGTGCACGGCGGTCTGCCCGGTCAAGGCGATTCAACCCGCGGTGAAGGTGCAGCGGACCGTCAGGTCCGAGGGGCCCGTCCCGTCGCCGACGGCGGTCCGTTCGATCACGCATGTCGTCGAGCAGGTGACCGATATGGAACGGTACTGCACCGGCTGCGCGACCTGCTCCCTCGTCTGCCCCAATGAGGCGATTGAGCCCGAATTCAATCCGCACAACAAGTTCCTCCATTACAAAAACAAGGGCGGCGACGGGTACAAGAGGGGCGGAAGGAGAAACGATCCGGCTGTCTCGACCCTCGACCGCATCAAGTTCACCAGGATCTCGATGCTCACCGATCCTGCGCTCGATGCGGGGAGGCACGAGTTCCGCATCCGCACGCTGCTCGGGAGGATCATGCATCCCGAAGACCTGCCGCTGACGCAGGAGGACGGCCGCCTGGTCATCGACAGCGCGAAGAGGACCTTCGTCCCGCCGGTGCGCGAGATATTCCCGATCATGATCGGCAGCATGTCCGTGGGCGCGCTCTCTCCGCCGATGTGGGAGGGGCTCGCGATGGGCATCACGTACCTGAACGAGGTCGAAGGCCTCCCCGTCGTCATGTGCTCGGGCGAAGGCGGCATGCCGCCGCGGCTGCTGCGGTCGAAGTATCTCAAGTACTTCATCATACAGATCGCGTCGGGCTACTTCGGCTGGGACGAGATCATCCATGCCCTGCCCCATATGGTCGAGGACCCCGCTGCCATCGAGATCAAGTACGGCCAGGGCGCGAAGCCGGGCGACGGCGGACTGCTCATGGCGCAGAAAGTGCTCAAGCTGATCGCGAAGATCCGCGGCGTCCCGCAGTTCGTCGATCTCGCGTCGCCGCCCACGCACCAGACCAAGTACTCTATCGAAGAGGCGGTGGCGAAGATGATTCAATCCATGTCCATGGCCTGGGGCTTCAGGGTGCCGGTCTACCCGAAGATCTCGGGGTCGAAGACCGCCAAGGCGGTGCTGAACAACCTCGCCAGGAACCCGTACGCCGCGGCGCTCTGCATCGACGGCGAGGACGGCGGCACCGGCGCCGCCTACAACGTATCGATGGACAAGATGGGCCACCCCATCGCGTCGAACCTCAGGGAGTGCTACCTCGACCTCGTGAAGCAGGGCAAGCAGAACGAGCTGCCCCTGATCGCTGCCGGCGGCGTGGGCAAAAAGGGCCACCTCGCTGCGAATGCGGCGGCGCTCATCATGCTCGGCGCCTCGGGAGTAGCGATAGGCAAGTACATCATGCAGGCGGCGGCGGACTGCTTCGGCGACGAGAACAACCGCTGCAATCTCTGCAATACCGGCAAATGCCCGCGGGGCATCACCACCCAGGACCCGAAGCTCTACCGCAGGCTCGACGCCGACAAGGTCGCCGAGCGCGTGGTCGAGGTCTTCAAGGCCGCCGATGTGGAGCTGAGAAAGCTCTTCGCCCCTATGGGCAGGAGCACCGAGCTCCCGATCGGCATGTCCGACGGCTTGAGTATCGATGACAAAGCAATGGCGGAGAGGTTGGGAATCAGCTATGCGTGCTAA
- a CDS encoding helix-turn-helix domain-containing protein, producing MSKISSGIKALDQLVDSLYIGDNVVWEVDAGTSHDVFILNFIRQSFEDSQRVIYISFNRSPQSILNDFRGIINTEHFVLLDCFTAGKGKNDTTFLKFYDKPLSCNVVKIADPRDIDAFTATLNEIEDSLPPGARYVFDSLTGMQDLWGDENCTYKFFTYMCPRLYDLDTVAYWILEKEAHSQKFKANLRHITQDVFDLYVRRDRLYIKAVKLSGRQDREAFKPHVYEISGRDISITLPKREPATDLGGRLKELRLRRGMSQKDLADRVEMTPSFVSQLESNQISPSLSSFVQICRALGVNPAEFLDGEKTAASPWLFRRGDISSRLAPLGDGIKGAAIVSDEKMSARMVVIPPGIAVRKHFHSLKKPELISLVRGAVSVTIEGKTETLDPGDCVYLKEAVPTQWKNEGGDEAELLAVW from the coding sequence ATGTCCAAAATATCCTCAGGCATAAAGGCGCTCGACCAGCTGGTCGACTCCCTCTACATCGGCGACAACGTCGTCTGGGAGGTCGATGCAGGGACCTCCCATGATGTCTTCATCCTCAACTTCATCCGGCAGTCCTTCGAGGATTCGCAGCGGGTCATCTACATCAGCTTCAACCGGTCTCCGCAGAGCATCCTCAACGACTTCAGGGGCATTATCAATACGGAGCACTTCGTGCTCCTCGACTGCTTCACCGCAGGCAAGGGGAAGAACGACACGACCTTCCTCAAATTCTACGACAAGCCCCTGAGCTGCAACGTGGTCAAGATCGCCGACCCCCGTGATATCGATGCGTTCACCGCGACGCTCAACGAGATAGAGGACAGCCTCCCTCCGGGGGCGCGCTACGTCTTCGACAGTCTCACCGGGATGCAGGACCTCTGGGGCGACGAGAACTGCACGTACAAGTTCTTCACCTACATGTGCCCGCGCCTCTACGACCTCGATACCGTCGCCTACTGGATACTCGAAAAAGAGGCGCACAGCCAGAAGTTCAAGGCGAACCTGAGACACATCACCCAGGATGTCTTCGACCTGTACGTGCGGCGGGACCGGCTGTATATCAAGGCCGTAAAGCTCTCGGGCAGGCAGGACAGGGAGGCCTTCAAGCCGCATGTCTACGAGATCTCGGGCAGGGATATCTCCATTACGCTGCCTAAGAGGGAGCCGGCCACCGATCTGGGCGGCAGGCTGAAGGAACTGCGCCTGCGGCGAGGGATGAGCCAGAAGGACCTGGCGGACAGGGTGGAGATGACCCCCAGCTTCGTCTCGCAGCTCGAGAGCAACCAGATCAGTCCGTCGCTGAGCTCCTTTGTCCAGATCTGCAGGGCCCTCGGGGTGAATCCCGCGGAGTTCCTGGACGGGGAGAAGACAGCGGCCTCGCCGTGGCTCTTCAGGAGAGGAGATATTTCCTCGCGCCTCGCCCCTCTCGGCGACGGCATCAAGGGGGCTGCGATCGTGAGCGATGAGAAAATGTCCGCGAGGATGGTGGTCATTCCTCCCGGGATTGCCGTGAGAAAGCATTTCCATTCACTGAAAAAGCCGGAGCTCATCTCCCTCGTGCGCGGTGCGGTGTCGGTGACCATAGAGGGAAAGACCGAGACGCTCGATCCCGGCGATTGCGTGTATCTCAAAGAGGCGGTTCCCACCCAGTGGAAGAACGAAGGAGGTGATGAGGCTGAATTGCTCGCCGTCTGGTAA
- a CDS encoding FAD-dependent oxidoreductase, with protein sequence MRAKRRQSAVSSQQSNKKTKQPTAAKKQAAPRATANPEPRQRKADTIVSLVGDAVVVINGGPNGDRLPSRILEEHIQQAVQEGARELRILADGQHGIGGRIWPRGQGESVETVKVIVEGTAGQRLGSMGMPGTEIVVKGSVSDDAGWLNCGARITVLGDATNGAFNAAAQGVLYVQGSGGARCDTMTKRNPRFDPPQSWYFRNVGDSFAEFKAGGIAVVCGVNPRNPENVLGYRPCVGMVGGTIYFRGPIQGYSDRDVQLLELTPQDWEWLTENMRPYLEAIDRTDYYDELTRSKEEWKKLVAYTPQEKAAKKKMKLSTADFRKSRWEKEVGQGGIFAEYLDHELTLLPYITTGQERRNKPIWANEKYAPPCAYACPTHIPSHKRATLMRQGLYQDALELVLQYSPLPATVCGEICPNLCMQSCTRGMIDVPLRINRLGSLALDLPAPKKEKPTGHSVAVIGGGPGGLSAAWQLALKGHYVDLYEASDKLGGKIEHCIPRERLPQQILQKELSRFKELGVNVHLSARVDKEKFAQIYRDNEIVIVAVGAHQPRIIAFPGSEQIESAYDFLRAINSGRHPDLKGKKVVVIGAGNVGMDVASEAYNYGAESVVAVDIQKPAAFGKEMEVATAKGTRILWPKLTERYDAEERKLHFKDGSALDADLVVMAVGDVPILDFLPQTVHTERGWIKVNDIGQTSDVKVFAVGDATGLGLVTHAIGQGRLVAETVHYQMMHAPRAPEIKQVIPYERIRREYYDVCVGDFQPDKEANKCMSCAACRDCHMCEATCYWGAISRVEHKGGAFEYIVDEEKCIGCGFCAGICPCGVWEMKENI encoded by the coding sequence ATGCGTGCTAAGAGACGGCAGTCGGCAGTCAGCAGTCAGCAATCAAATAAAAAGACGAAGCAGCCCACGGCGGCAAAAAAACAGGCCGCTCCTCGTGCTACGGCGAACCCGGAGCCAAGGCAGCGGAAGGCCGATACGATCGTATCCCTCGTCGGCGATGCGGTTGTGGTGATCAACGGCGGACCGAACGGCGACCGCCTCCCGTCGCGCATCCTCGAAGAGCATATACAGCAGGCGGTGCAGGAAGGCGCGCGCGAGCTCCGCATCCTCGCCGACGGACAGCACGGCATCGGCGGCCGCATCTGGCCCCGCGGCCAGGGCGAGAGCGTCGAGACGGTCAAGGTTATTGTCGAAGGCACCGCCGGCCAGCGTCTGGGCAGCATGGGCATGCCCGGCACCGAGATCGTCGTGAAGGGAAGCGTCTCGGACGATGCGGGATGGCTCAACTGCGGCGCCCGGATCACGGTCCTGGGCGACGCCACGAACGGCGCGTTCAACGCAGCAGCGCAGGGTGTCCTCTATGTCCAGGGCAGCGGCGGCGCCCGGTGCGACACCATGACCAAGCGCAACCCGCGCTTCGATCCCCCGCAGTCCTGGTATTTCAGAAACGTGGGGGATTCCTTCGCCGAGTTCAAGGCGGGCGGCATCGCCGTGGTCTGCGGCGTCAACCCCCGGAACCCCGAAAACGTCCTCGGCTACCGTCCCTGCGTCGGTATGGTGGGCGGTACGATCTATTTCCGCGGCCCCATCCAGGGTTACAGCGACAGGGACGTACAGCTCCTCGAGCTCACGCCGCAGGATTGGGAGTGGCTCACCGAGAATATGAGGCCCTATCTCGAGGCGATCGACAGGACGGACTATTACGATGAGCTCACCCGTTCGAAGGAGGAATGGAAAAAGCTCGTCGCCTATACCCCGCAGGAGAAAGCGGCGAAGAAGAAGATGAAGCTCTCCACCGCCGACTTCAGGAAGAGCAGGTGGGAGAAGGAGGTCGGGCAGGGAGGCATCTTCGCCGAATACCTCGATCATGAGTTGACGCTGCTCCCCTATATCACCACCGGCCAGGAGCGGCGCAACAAGCCGATCTGGGCGAACGAGAAGTACGCGCCGCCCTGCGCTTATGCCTGCCCCACCCATATCCCCTCGCACAAGAGGGCGACGCTCATGCGGCAGGGCCTCTACCAGGATGCGCTCGAGCTGGTGCTGCAGTACAGCCCGCTTCCTGCCACGGTCTGCGGCGAAATATGCCCGAACCTCTGCATGCAGAGCTGTACGAGAGGAATGATCGATGTTCCCCTCCGGATCAACAGGCTCGGCAGTCTCGCCCTCGACCTGCCCGCCCCGAAAAAGGAGAAGCCGACCGGCCACAGCGTGGCGGTCATCGGCGGCGGACCGGGAGGCCTCAGCGCTGCCTGGCAGCTCGCGCTGAAGGGCCATTACGTCGATCTTTACGAAGCGTCGGATAAGCTGGGGGGCAAGATCGAGCACTGCATCCCGAGAGAGCGGCTTCCCCAGCAGATCCTCCAGAAGGAGCTCTCGCGCTTCAAGGAGCTGGGAGTCAATGTGCACCTGAGCGCAAGGGTCGACAAGGAAAAATTCGCGCAGATATACAGAGACAACGAGATCGTCATCGTCGCCGTCGGCGCCCACCAGCCGCGGATCATCGCCTTCCCCGGCTCTGAGCAGATCGAGTCTGCCTATGACTTCCTGAGGGCGATAAACAGCGGCAGACACCCCGACCTCAAAGGGAAGAAGGTAGTCGTCATCGGCGCGGGCAACGTCGGCATGGATGTCGCGTCCGAGGCGTACAACTACGGCGCCGAATCGGTGGTCGCCGTGGATATCCAGAAGCCCGCTGCCTTCGGCAAAGAGATGGAGGTGGCGACGGCGAAGGGTACCCGGATCCTCTGGCCGAAGCTCACCGAGAGGTATGATGCAGAGGAGAGGAAGCTCCATTTCAAGGACGGCTCGGCCCTCGATGCTGACCTGGTGGTCATGGCTGTCGGCGATGTCCCGATCCTCGATTTCCTGCCGCAGACCGTCCATACCGAGCGGGGCTGGATCAAGGTCAACGACATCGGACAGACGTCGGATGTAAAGGTGTTCGCCGTGGGCGACGCCACCGGCCTCGGCCTCGTCACCCATGCCATCGGCCAGGGGCGGCTCGTGGCAGAGACCGTTCACTACCAGATGATGCACGCGCCGCGGGCGCCCGAGATAAAGCAGGTGATCCCCTACGAGCGGATCAGACGAGAGTACTACGATGTCTGCGTCGGCGATTTCCAGCCCGATAAAGAAGCGAACAAGTGCATGTCCTGCGCCGCCTGCCGCGACTGCCACATGTGCGAGGCCACCTGCTACTGGGGCGCCATCAGCAGGGTCGAGCATAAGGGCGGCGCCTTCGAGTACATCGTCGATGAGGAGAAGTGCATCGGCTGCGGCTTCTGCGCCGGCATCTGCCCCTGCGGCGTCTGGGAGATGAAGGAAAATATCTGA
- a CDS encoding pentapeptide repeat-containing protein, which translates to MQKISKQRVLEIAKTSGELSEVDLSGIDLSGSDFSGVNFKGSDLHGTDLSKSNLNGADLSGANLSKADISSSNLTGARLIGANLEEADLNHSTLNGADLSGANMKGANLQLASLAAAKMRKADLTGAILKQADVGAAILIVARLTRVNAYGTSLIAADLTEADLTEAEMTKADLNAAILKGADLSNATILNANLQAADLREANLQGARLSGTDLTRARVDGTRAPAKAADE; encoded by the coding sequence ATGCAGAAGATCTCTAAACAGCGGGTCCTCGAAATTGCGAAGACCTCGGGGGAGCTTTCCGAGGTCGATCTCTCGGGCATCGACCTGAGCGGCAGCGATTTCAGCGGCGTCAATTTCAAGGGCTCCGATCTGCACGGGACCGACCTCTCGAAGTCCAACCTCAACGGCGCCGACCTCTCGGGAGCGAACCTTTCGAAGGCCGATATCAGCAGCTCGAATCTTACCGGAGCCCGGCTCATCGGCGCCAATCTCGAAGAGGCTGATCTGAACCACTCGACGCTCAACGGCGCCGACCTCTCGGGCGCCAACATGAAAGGGGCGAACCTCCAGCTCGCCAGCCTCGCTGCTGCGAAGATGCGCAAGGCCGACCTCACCGGAGCGATACTGAAGCAAGCGGATGTTGGCGCCGCCATCCTGATCGTGGCACGGCTCACCAGGGTGAATGCCTACGGCACGAGCCTCATCGCCGCAGACCTGACCGAAGCGGACCTGACCGAAGCGGAGATGACTAAAGCCGACCTGAATGCCGCGATCCTGAAGGGAGCGGACCTGAGCAATGCCACGATCCTCAATGCGAACCTCCAAGCAGCCGACCTCAGGGAAGCCAATCTCCAGGGCGCGAGGCTGAGCGGCACCGACCTCACCCGCGCACGGGTAGACGGCACGAGGGCTCCCGCAAAAGCTGCCGACGAATAG
- a CDS encoding FMN-binding glutamate synthase family protein, with protein MNLQQPNANDATRTTNRSRSVSPMSGLCTRCIDGCRGNCEVFKATFRGRELLYPGPFGTVTAGGDKNYPVDYSHLNIHGYAFGAKGLPAGQKGDPDTARFPNVNTETAYGWDKKVKMKVPIFTGALGSTEIARKNWEHFAIGAAISGVTIVCGENVCGIDPALELNGKNKVTKAPDMDRRLELYRRYHQGYGEILVQMNVEDTRLGVAEYLIDKHGLETIELKWGQGAKCIGGEIKVSSLERALELQRRGYIVTPDPSDPVVQAAFKDKAIKEFERHSRLGFIDEEEFYAEVNRLRKLGFKRITLKTGAYGLRELAMALKWSSRAKIDLLTIDGAPGGTGMSPWRMMEEWGMPSVYLHAAAYEFAKILDDQGERVPDLAFAGGFSSEDGVFKALALGAPFTKAVCMGRALMIPGMVGKNIGLWMKENDLPKTVSEYGSTVEEIFVNYEEVKNLVGNDEITNIPLGAVGIHSYSQKIRVGLQQLMAGARCFNIPSITRNELMSLTDECARVTGIPYLMDSYRAEAMKVLKAGASSAARKRKSA; from the coding sequence ATGAATTTGCAGCAGCCGAATGCCAATGATGCAACGAGGACGACGAACCGTTCGAGAAGCGTTTCACCGATGAGCGGACTCTGCACGCGCTGTATCGACGGGTGCAGGGGCAATTGCGAGGTTTTCAAGGCGACGTTCAGGGGCAGGGAGCTCCTCTACCCCGGGCCTTTCGGCACGGTGACCGCCGGCGGCGATAAGAATTATCCCGTCGACTATTCCCACCTGAACATACACGGGTACGCCTTCGGCGCCAAGGGCCTCCCCGCAGGACAGAAAGGCGACCCCGATACCGCCCGGTTCCCGAACGTCAATACGGAGACCGCCTACGGGTGGGACAAGAAAGTGAAGATGAAAGTGCCGATCTTCACCGGCGCGCTCGGCTCTACCGAAATCGCCCGCAAGAACTGGGAGCATTTCGCTATCGGGGCCGCGATTTCCGGCGTGACGATCGTCTGCGGCGAGAATGTCTGCGGCATCGATCCCGCCCTCGAGCTGAACGGCAAGAACAAGGTGACCAAGGCGCCCGACATGGACCGCAGGCTCGAGCTCTACCGCCGCTATCATCAGGGATACGGCGAGATACTCGTCCAGATGAATGTCGAAGACACCCGGCTCGGCGTCGCCGAATATCTCATCGACAAGCACGGGCTCGAGACCATAGAGTTGAAATGGGGCCAGGGTGCAAAGTGCATCGGCGGAGAGATCAAGGTGAGTTCCCTGGAGCGCGCCCTCGAGCTGCAGCGGCGCGGCTACATCGTCACCCCCGACCCCTCCGACCCGGTGGTCCAGGCTGCGTTCAAGGATAAAGCCATCAAGGAGTTCGAGCGCCACAGCCGCCTCGGCTTCATCGACGAGGAGGAGTTCTATGCCGAGGTCAACCGGCTGAGAAAGCTCGGCTTCAAGAGGATCACCCTGAAGACCGGCGCCTACGGCCTGCGCGAGCTCGCCATGGCGCTCAAGTGGAGCTCCAGGGCCAAGATCGATCTGCTCACGATCGACGGCGCTCCCGGCGGCACCGGCATGAGCCCCTGGCGCATGATGGAGGAGTGGGGCATGCCCTCGGTGTATCTGCATGCGGCGGCATACGAATTCGCCAAGATACTTGACGACCAGGGCGAGCGGGTCCCCGATCTCGCCTTTGCAGGCGGCTTCAGCAGCGAGGACGGCGTCTTCAAGGCGCTCGCCCTGGGCGCTCCCTTCACCAAGGCGGTCTGCATGGGCCGCGCCCTGATGATCCCGGGCATGGTCGGCAAGAATATCGGCCTCTGGATGAAGGAGAACGACCTGCCGAAGACGGTGAGCGAGTACGGCTCCACGGTCGAGGAGATCTTCGTCAACTACGAGGAGGTGAAGAACCTCGTCGGCAACGACGAGATCACGAACATCCCGCTGGGGGCGGTCGGCATCCACAGCTATTCTCAGAAGATCAGGGTCGGGCTGCAGCAGCTGATGGCAGGGGCCCGCTGCTTCAATATCCCCTCGATCACGAGGAACGAGCTGATGTCTCTTACCGACGAATGCGCCAGGGTCACCGGGATCCCCTACCTGATGGATTCCTACCGTGCCGAGGCGATGAAAGTGCTCAAGGCAGGCGCCTCTTCAGCCGCCCGTAAACGGAAGTCGGCATAG
- a CDS encoding NrpR regulatory domain-containing protein, translating to MNKTMVAILRVLDRAAEITGSREIARKLKAHGVELTERTVRYHLRILDERGYTEVFGKEGRLITAKGRKELKHALVSERIGFVSSKIETLSYLTTLNLGTMEGSVILNVSFFPEERLGESLDILQGIAASPYAMSDRLILARAGERIGDIPVPDGRVGLGTMCSVTINGIFLKAGIPVASRFGGILEVEERACERFVALISYEGSSLDPLEIFIRGKMTDVQGSVRSGNGRILASFREIPVVCRDEAVGLSERMSAQGVGGVLLIGNPNSPLLDIPVGFDKAGIVVVGGLNPVAALEEAGIPTESRAMSTLVEYAQLQPLERIAGEML from the coding sequence ATGAACAAGACCATGGTTGCTATTCTCCGGGTGCTGGACAGAGCGGCGGAGATCACCGGCTCCCGGGAGATAGCGCGGAAGCTCAAGGCGCATGGTGTCGAGCTCACCGAGAGGACGGTGCGCTACCACCTGAGGATTCTCGATGAGCGGGGCTATACCGAGGTGTTCGGGAAAGAGGGGCGGCTGATTACCGCCAAGGGCCGAAAGGAGCTGAAGCATGCGCTCGTCTCGGAGCGGATCGGCTTCGTGAGCAGCAAGATAGAGACGCTCTCGTATCTCACGACGCTGAACCTCGGGACGATGGAGGGGTCGGTCATCCTCAATGTCTCCTTTTTCCCCGAGGAGCGTCTCGGGGAGTCGCTCGACATCCTGCAGGGTATCGCTGCCTCGCCTTATGCGATGAGCGACCGCTTGATCCTCGCCCGGGCCGGCGAACGGATCGGGGATATCCCGGTCCCGGACGGCAGGGTGGGGCTGGGCACCATGTGCAGCGTGACGATCAACGGCATCTTTCTGAAGGCGGGGATACCGGTGGCCTCGCGGTTCGGCGGCATCCTGGAAGTGGAGGAAAGGGCGTGCGAGCGGTTCGTCGCCCTGATAAGTTACGAAGGGTCGTCCCTCGATCCCCTCGAAATCTTCATACGGGGGAAGATGACCGATGTGCAGGGGAGCGTGAGGAGCGGCAACGGGAGGATTCTCGCGAGCTTCAGGGAGATCCCGGTGGTATGCAGGGACGAGGCGGTCGGGCTCTCGGAGAGGATGTCTGCGCAGGGAGTGGGGGGCGTTCTCCTGATCGGCAACCCCAATAGCCCGCTCCTGGACATCCCCGTGGGCTTCGACAAGGCGGGAATCGTAGTGGTCGGGGGCTTGAACCCTGTCGCCGCCCTCGAGGAGGCCGGCATCCCGACCGAGAGCAGGGCGATGTCGACGCTGGTCGAGTATGCACAGTTGCAACCGTTGGAGAGAATCGCTGGGGAGATGCTATGA